In the genome of Acidobacteriota bacterium, the window CGGCGCGACGGTGATTGCTTTGTTTCCCCTGGCCGCGCACGGCGGCCCGTTGTGGGAACCGATGTGTTACGCGCAAATCGGGGGCCTGAGCGTTGCAACGTTTGTCACCTTGCTGTTGGTGCCGGTGCTGTACGCCATCTTTGTGCTCGACCTGAAGCTGGTGAAGTGGGACGGGCTTGTCGAAGAAAAACATTCAACCGCCGCAGAGGCTGAATTGCCAAGCGGCGAAGTGATCCCAGCGCAAACCGGGGAACTTGCTCATCGCTGAGCCGCAAAGGGAAGAAGGAGAAAATTGCATGAAGCAGTCAAACAAACCAAAAGTTGTGATTGTCGGAGGCGGCTTTGGTGGCTTAACAGCGGCAAAAGCGCTCGGCAACAAAGACGTTGAAGTGATTTTGATTGATCGCAAAAATCACCACACGTTCCAGCCGTTGCTATATCAAGTAGCGACCGCCGTGCTGTCGCCGGGCGAAATCGCATTGCCGATTCGCCACGCGTTGCATCGCTTCAAAAACGTGGAGGTGATGCTGGGAGACGTCAGCGGCTTCGACCTCGACCAAAAAGCTGTCCGCCTGAGCGACGGCGCGCAGGTTCCGTTCGAGTATCTGATTGTGGCGGCGGGCGCGCGGCACTGTTATTTCGGGCGCGACGAATGGGAGGCGGAAGCGCCGGGGTTGAAAACCATCGAAGACGCGCTGGAAATTCGCCGCCGCGTGCTGCTGGCATTTGAACTGGCCGAACGCGAAGCCGTCATTACTGGAAAGCCAGAACCGGTTGTGTTCGCCGTTGTGGGCGGCGGGCCGACCGGCGTGGAACTGGCAGGCGCCATTGCAGGAATTGCGCGCGAAACGCTCGCCGAGGATTTCAAGTTGATTGATACGCGCAAAGCGCGCGTGCTGCTGTTTGAACATTCGCCGCATGTTTTGGCGACATTTGCGGAAAACCTTTCGCAAAAAGCCGAGCGGCATCTGCGCGACCTGGGCGTTGAAGTCTTTACCCGCAGTTTGGTTAAGGAGATCGAACCGGGGCGCATCAAAGTCGGCGACGAATGGATCAACTGCGATGTGACGTTGTGGGGAACGGGCGTCAGCGCATCGCCCTTGGGCAAAGCGCTCGGCGCGGAACTGGTTGGCCGCGCAAACAAAGTGCGCGTGCGGTCTGATCTGTCAATTCCCGATCATCAAAACGTTTTCGTAATCGGCGACATGGCATTTTTTGAAGACGAAACCGGTGTGGTTCCAGGGGTGGCGACCGCGGCGATGCAACAGGCGGCCTGCGCGGCCGGCAACATCCTGCGCGATTTGAAGAGTGAGCCGCGCCAGGCGTTCAAGTACATCAACAAAGGAAGCATGGCGACAATTGGCCGCCATAAAGCCATTGCGCAAATCGGCAATTGGCGATTGTCGGGACTTGTGGCTTGGCTGGTGTGGATGATCGTGCATGTCGTTTCACTGGTTGATCCGCATCACCGGCGGTTGGTTTTACGCGAATGGCTCTGGTCGTATTTCACGAACCAGCGCGGCGTACGGCTGATTACAGGCGACACGCGGAGCAGCACGACTTGAGGTCGGGTCGGAAAGGAAGATGATGAATTCAGTTCCAATCACGGAAGACTTTGAATCCGTTGCCTTGCCGCATCTGGGTTATTTGTTGCGAATTGCTCGACGAGCAATCGGGAACGTGGCGGAGGCAGAGGACGTTGTTCAGGAAACATTCCTGCAAGCCTGGAAATCGTTTCATCGTTTCCAGCCGGGAACCAATTGCCGGGCGTGGCTGTTCAAAATCCTTTTCCATGTGCTGTCGCATCACCAACGGAGATGGTTTCGGATGCGGCAACCGACTCCGCACGACGAAGAAATGATGAAACGAAGAGTCGCTGAGCAGCCAGCTCCTGAACAGCTTCGTGATGAAGACGTGTTAGCCGCTTTTGCCAAATTGCCAAAACATTATCGCGGCGTAGTGCTGCTGGCTTATGTACAAGGATTTTCCTACAAGGAAGTCGCAGAGATCGCAGGCATCCCAATTGGCACGGTGATGTCGCGGCTAAGTCGCGGCAAGCAGTTGCTGCGAATTGATCTGGCGGGATTGGCCGCCAGATATCGCAGACGGAGAACAAGAACGTTGTGAATCGTCTTGAATGCAGGGAGGGAGCATGAATCGAGTAACATTGAATGTGGGTGAAAGCGCGGTTGTCACCTGGACGGTCTCGAAAGCAGACCTTGCCAGCGCCTTGTCCCCTGATCCGCAAGATCAATTTCCTGATGTGTTTGCCACGTCACGAATGATTGCTCTGATGGAACTTGCAGCCGCTCAAGTGATGCGTTCGCTGTTGGCGGAAGGCGAGCTTTCTGTCGGCGTGACGGTGGATGTGACGCATTTGGCACCGACTGCCTGTGGCGAAAACATTCGTGCAACGGCTCGATATGTCGGGCAGGAAGGCAAACTTTATCTGTTTGAAGTTCGCGCTGAAGATGGGGGTGGCGAGG includes:
- a CDS encoding thioesterase; amino-acid sequence: MNRVTLNVGESAVVTWTVSKADLASALSPDPQDQFPDVFATSRMIALMELAAAQVMRSLLAEGELSVGVTVDVTHLAPTACGENIRATARYVGQEGKLYLFEVRAEDGGGEVGRGTHRRAIISTSRLLEGANRRRAIKTT
- a CDS encoding NAD(P)/FAD-dependent oxidoreductase, whose amino-acid sequence is MKQSNKPKVVIVGGGFGGLTAAKALGNKDVEVILIDRKNHHTFQPLLYQVATAVLSPGEIALPIRHALHRFKNVEVMLGDVSGFDLDQKAVRLSDGAQVPFEYLIVAAGARHCYFGRDEWEAEAPGLKTIEDALEIRRRVLLAFELAEREAVITGKPEPVVFAVVGGGPTGVELAGAIAGIARETLAEDFKLIDTRKARVLLFEHSPHVLATFAENLSQKAERHLRDLGVEVFTRSLVKEIEPGRIKVGDEWINCDVTLWGTGVSASPLGKALGAELVGRANKVRVRSDLSIPDHQNVFVIGDMAFFEDETGVVPGVATAAMQQAACAAGNILRDLKSEPRQAFKYINKGSMATIGRHKAIAQIGNWRLSGLVAWLVWMIVHVVSLVDPHHRRLVLREWLWSYFTNQRGVRLITGDTRSSTT
- a CDS encoding sigma-70 family RNA polymerase sigma factor, with protein sequence MNSVPITEDFESVALPHLGYLLRIARRAIGNVAEAEDVVQETFLQAWKSFHRFQPGTNCRAWLFKILFHVLSHHQRRWFRMRQPTPHDEEMMKRRVAEQPAPEQLRDEDVLAAFAKLPKHYRGVVLLAYVQGFSYKEVAEIAGIPIGTVMSRLSRGKQLLRIDLAGLAARYRRRRTRTL